One window from the genome of Pelobates fuscus isolate aPelFus1 chromosome 13, aPelFus1.pri, whole genome shotgun sequence encodes:
- the LOC134582684 gene encoding olfactory receptor 2G6-like yields MENQTTTSGFTLLGLTDVPYLKPFYFSTFLVMYVITLFGNLLLIIVVRISSRLQTPMYFFLSNLSFIDICFSSTIVPKILINTLSQDKSISFLGCAAQTYFSLGLGATECFLLTVMAFDRYAAICKPLHYNVIMNKKLCCSLAAGSWTMSFINATIQIPLTFQLPYCRSHHINHFFCEMPPLFHLSCRDTWINQVSTYIATVVIVISSFCLTLVSYIHIVSTILKIQSSQGRQKTFSTCASHLVVVTLFFGTIMFMYLRPRSAYSPETDKTVSILYTTVTPMLNPLIYSIRNKEVKHSLRMEMKDLKKR; encoded by the coding sequence ATGGAGAATCAAACTACTACTAGTGGATTTACCCTTCTTGGACTCACAGATGTCCCTTATCTGAAGCCTTTCTACTTCTCCACATTCCTGGTGATGTATGTAATCACACTATTTGGAAACCTTTTGTTGATCATAGTGGTGAGAATCAGTTCACGGCTACAGACCCCGATGTACTTCTTCCTCAGTAACCTCTCGTTCATTGACATCTGCTTCTCCTCCACCATTGTTCCCAAAATCCTGATAAATACTTTGTCTCAAGACAAAAGTATCTCTTTCCTGGGATGTGCAGCTCAGACGTACTTCTCACTAGGTCTTGGAGCAACAGAATGTTTTTTATTGACTGTGATGGCTTTTGACCGATACGCAGCCATCTGTAAACCATTGCACTACAATGTCATCATGAACAAGAAGCTGTGCTGCTCTTTGGCTGCTGGTTCTTGGACTATGAGCTTTATAAATGCTACTATCCAAATTCCTCTCACTTTTCAGCTCCCTTATTGCAGGTCCCACCACATCAACCACTTCTTCTGTGAAATGCCGCCTTTATTCCATTTGTCTTGCAGGGACACTTGGATCAATCAGGTATCAACATATATTGCAACTGTGGTTATTGTAATATCCTCATTTTGCCTCACTCTAGTTTCATATATTCATATTGTTTCCACTATACTGAAGATCCAATCCTCCCAAGGTCGTCAAAAAACATTTTCCACCTGTGCTTCTCACCTCGTAGTGGTGACACTCTTCTTTGGCACTATTATGTTCATGTATCTTCGACCTCGTTCTGCTTACTCTCCTGAGACTGACAAGACAGTATCTATTCTCTATACGACAGTGACTCCAATGTTGAACCCACTTATCTACAGCATAAGAAACAAAGAGGTCAAACATTCTCTAAGAATGGAAATGAAAGACCTTAAAAAGAGATAA
- the LOC134583368 gene encoding olfactory receptor 5V1-like encodes MENQTTTSGFILVGLTNVTYLQPFCFSVFLMMYVLTLFGNLLLIIVVRINSRLQTPMYFFLSNLSFIDICFSSTIVPKILINTLSQDTSISFLGCAAQMYFSLALGSTECFILAVMAFDRYAAICKPLHYNVIMNKKLCFSLAAGSWAASFINAFIQIPLTFQLPYCRSHHINHFFCEMPPFFHLSCRDTWINELSMYIATGIIAMSSFFLTVISYIHIISTILKISSSQGRHKTFSTCASHLTVVSLFYGTIMSMYLRPHSVYIPETDKTISILYTTVTPMLNPIIYSIRNEEIKEKLLK; translated from the exons ATGGAAAACCAAACTACTACAAGTGGATTTATTCTTGTGGGGCTCACCAATGTCACATATTTGCAGCCTTTCTGCTTCTCTGTGTTCCTGATGATGTATGTACTCACACTATTTGGAAACCTTCTGTTAATCATAGTGGTGAGAATCAATTCACGGCTACAGACCCCGATGTACTTCTTTCTCAGTAACCTCTCGTTCATTGACATCTGCTTCTCCTCCACCATAGTTCCCAAAATCCTGATAAATACTTTGTCTCAAGACACAAGTATATCCTTCCTGGGATGTGCAGCTCAGATGTACTTCTCATTAGCTCTTGGGTCAACAGAATGTTTTATATTGGCCGTCATGGCTTTTGACCGATACGCAGCCATCTGTAAACCATTGCACTACAATGTCATCATGAACAAGAAGCTGTGCTTCTCTTTGGCTGCTGGTTCATGGGCTGCGAGTTTTATAAATGCATTTATCCAGATTCCTCTCACTTTTCAGCTCCCGTATTGTAGATCCCACCACATCAACCACTTCTTCTGTGAGATGccacctttcttccatctctcttGCAGAGACACTTGGATCAATGAATTATCAATGTATATTGCCACTGGGATTATTGCAATGTCCTCCTTTTTCCTCACTGTAATTTCATATATTCATATTATTTCCACCATACTGAAGATCAGCTCCTCTCAAGGTCGGCATAAAACTTTCTCCACATGTGCTTCCCACCTCACCGTAGTGTCTCTCTTCTATGGCACCATTATGTCCATGTACCTAAGACCTCATTCTGTTTACATTCCTGAGACTGACAAGACAATATCTATTCTTTATACGACAGTGACTCCCATGCTGAACCCCATTATCTACAGCATTAGAAACGAGG aaatcaaagaaaaactattgaaatag